From the genome of Danio rerio strain Tuebingen ecotype United States chromosome 2, GRCz12tu, whole genome shotgun sequence, one region includes:
- the LOC137487826 gene encoding P2X purinoceptor 7-like produces the protein MSERNTIQPYIFDTDSDTDQAESTVEESIIRMCQNVSEWCSCGNCEKMPTEAENVCCWEIPQVRRRMDQLELQPSCMTEHPGMDPVCFNIYSLQNASNIYKADYGPLRLRGVQKQCRFLAYRSFASWCWGFLGRRVRVVIPACVVLKIRRQFPEEQGSYVGFRIAID, from the exons ATGAGTGAGAGGAACACAATTCAACCCTACATATTTGACACAGACTCGGACACAGATCAAGCAGAGTCGACTGTTGAGGAATCTATAATCCGAAtgtgccagaatgtgtcagagtg GTGCTCGTGTGGCAATTgtgaaaaaatgccaactgaggctgAAAATGTATGCTGCTGGGAGATACCGCAG GTTAGAAGACGAATGGATCAACTGGAATTGCAACCCTCGTGCATGACGGAGCATCCAGGAATGGATCCCGTTTGCTTCAATATTTATTCCTTGCAAAATGCATCGAATATATACAAAGCAGACTATGGTCCCCTGCGACTTCGTGGAGTGCAAAA ACAGTGCCGCTTTTTGGCTTATCGGAGCTTTGCGAGCTGGTGTTGGGGTTTCCTCGGGCGGAGAGTCCGTGTTGTGATTCCTGCCTGTGTGGTGCTGAAGATTCGGAGACAGTTTCCTGAAGAGCAGGGCAGCTATGTGGGTTTTAGGATAGCTATTGATTGA
- the LOC100150236 gene encoding uncharacterized protein has protein sequence MKLHIFKYDSFRCHARLCIEPAIVHKWRNWQSEMLEQLSRRENVIVGGDKRADSPGHSAKYGSYTMMDLATNTVVDLKLVQSNEVGGSYHMEKEGLKRSLDLLDARGVRLECIITDRHPQIQKYLRDRNVTQFFDVWHIEKGISKKLDKICQIKGCEKLRKWLRSIKNHIYWTAASSTTGPERVAKWTSILNHVHEDPNFPAYLHPQRISRDKNKWLSAATMPFYKLEKVLANKRILKDVAKLSPHHQTSTVEAFHSVLLRFAPKNVVFPFLGMLCRLYLAALHYNENAGRPQATSATGKPIYKLAFPKAKKGEYRVRKVKTQQTFGYVKELLDLIFNQVFVDPSPYVDEVLGIHIPPALSSACDLPEMEEAISSRVTRFNQ, from the exons ATGaaactacacatttttaaatatgattcATTTCGTTGTCATGCAAGACTTTGCATTGAACCTGCTATTGTCCACAAGTGGAGAAATTGGCAGAGTGAAATGCTAGAACAGCTCAGTCGAAGAGAGAATGTGATTGTTGGAGGAGATAAGAGGGCTGACTCCCCAG GTCACTCGGCCAAGTATGGGAGTTATACAATGATGGACCTTGCAACTAACACAGTGGTCGACCTAAAGTTAGTCCAG agTAATGAGGTGGGCGGCAGTTACCATATGGAAAAAGAAGGCCTAAAGAGAAGCCTAGACCTGTTGGATGCCCGCGGTGTTCGTCTGGAATGCATCATCACAGACCGACATCCTCAAATACAGAAATATCTCAGGGATCGAAATGTCACTCAGTTTTTCGATGTGTGGCATATCGAGAAAG GAATTTCCAAAAAACTGGACAAGATATGCCAGATAAAGGGGTGTGAGAAGTTGCGTAAATGGTTGCGTAGCATCAAAAACCACATCTACTGGACTGCTGCATCATCCACAACAGGTCCTGAAAGAGTGGCAAAGTGGACCTCTATCTTAAACCATGTACATGAAGACCCCAATTTTCCGGCTTATCTGCATCCGCAACGGATAAGCAGAGACAAGAACAAATGGCTGTCGGCTG CAACGATGCCATTCTACAAGCTGGAGAAAGTTCTCGCTAACAAGAGAATATTGAAGGATGTGGCCAAGCTAAGTCCTCACCACCAGACGTCAACTGTTGAAGCTTTCCACAGCGTCCTACTGCGGTTTGCACCCAAAAATGTGGTATTCCCATTTCTGGGGATGCTATGCAG gtTGTACTTGGCTGCACTGCATTACAATGAAAATGCCGGGCGTCCCCAGGCCACATCAGCAACTGGTAAACCTATTTACAAGCTTGCCTTTCCAAAGGCAAAGAAAGGAGAGTATAGGGTCCGAAAAGTGAAGACGCAGCAAACTTTCg GTTATGTAAAAGAGCTGCTGGACCTCATCTTCAACCAAGTGTTTGTGGACCCATCACCCTATGTTGATGAAGTGTTGGGAATTCACATACCACCTGCTCTATCATCAGCCTGCGATCTACCTGAGATGGAGGAGGCTATCTCCAGCAGGGTGACCCGCTTCAATCAATAG